A region of Halalkaliarchaeum desulfuricum DNA encodes the following proteins:
- a CDS encoding MMPL family transporter, producing MAAKRSSPHGDTVDPIDAFSRAVHDAGGTLFVSAVTTAAGLGVLLFTFLPSLQRFGLVMILVVGYAFLASVFLLPSLLVLHSRYR from the coding sequence GTGGCTGCGAAACGGTCATCACCGCACGGTGATACCGTCGATCCGATCGACGCATTCTCGCGGGCGGTTCATGACGCCGGTGGTACGCTGTTTGTAAGCGCCGTCACTACGGCCGCCGGGCTCGGCGTGTTGCTTTTCACGTTCCTCCCGTCGCTCCAGCGGTTCGGCCTCGTGATGATCCTGGTGGTCGGGTACGCGTTCCTCGCGTCGGTGTTCCTGCTCCCGAGCCTGCTCGTTTTGCACTCTCGGTATCGGTGA
- the hemA gene encoding glutamyl-tRNA reductase, giving the protein MYDDVAGLRFTLEEDGFDRFEIACSHEESSVRSFLLGKAGIEEALVLRTCQRYEIYLHGPDAKDVLKGLGQKIGVDVSHDSDRLLAGDAVVEHLLRVACGLESGVLGEDEILGQLRGAYKRASDADALGGTLDTIALKALRVGERARTETRINEGRVSLGSVTLDRAREELPKLDAVDELKAVTVLVVGAGEVAELVVKSLAHRISGDDTETDLESNVSLTVANRTLSNAEELAEVAGGDAIELDELADGHLSEADLVVTATGSDDRVLSIADLVGHELIVFDLANPRDVDPGVDDLEDVELVTIDEVLSVRNEELKRREASIPAVEGIIAEERARLAEQLRAEEVDDTLSQIYSRAHERREAEFERALDRLDAESEQLTAEQEAAMRDFSEALVNKLLHPKTTALRQAAATDDRKTVDAWLTLFDRTVDEIAVDDVRENMQSDSEESTSEADAETR; this is encoded by the coding sequence ATGTACGACGACGTCGCCGGACTCCGATTCACGCTCGAGGAAGACGGTTTCGACCGGTTCGAGATCGCCTGCAGTCACGAGGAGTCGTCGGTTCGGTCGTTCCTGCTCGGAAAGGCGGGAATCGAGGAAGCGCTCGTGTTGCGCACCTGCCAGCGATACGAGATTTATCTCCACGGTCCGGACGCAAAGGACGTTTTGAAAGGGCTCGGTCAGAAAATCGGCGTGGACGTTTCTCACGACTCCGATCGGTTGCTCGCGGGTGACGCCGTCGTCGAGCACCTCCTTCGGGTGGCCTGTGGACTCGAAAGCGGCGTCCTCGGGGAGGACGAGATCCTCGGCCAGTTGCGCGGGGCGTACAAGCGCGCGAGCGATGCCGACGCGCTCGGTGGCACACTGGATACGATCGCCTTGAAAGCGCTGCGAGTGGGCGAACGCGCCCGCACCGAAACCCGGATCAACGAGGGCCGGGTGTCGCTGGGCAGCGTCACCCTGGACCGCGCACGCGAAGAGCTTCCGAAACTGGATGCCGTCGACGAACTCAAAGCGGTGACTGTCCTCGTCGTGGGCGCCGGAGAGGTCGCAGAACTCGTCGTCAAGTCGCTCGCCCACCGGATCTCGGGGGACGACACCGAGACCGACTTGGAGAGCAACGTCAGTCTCACTGTCGCCAACCGCACGCTTTCGAACGCCGAAGAACTCGCCGAGGTGGCCGGCGGCGACGCCATCGAACTCGATGAACTTGCCGACGGTCACCTCTCTGAGGCGGATCTCGTCGTCACCGCCACGGGTTCCGATGACCGGGTGCTTTCGATCGCGGACCTGGTCGGCCACGAACTGATCGTGTTCGACCTGGCGAACCCACGCGACGTCGATCCGGGAGTGGACGACCTGGAGGACGTGGAACTGGTCACGATCGATGAAGTGCTGTCGGTTCGAAACGAGGAGCTTAAGCGCCGCGAAGCGTCGATCCCCGCAGTCGAGGGGATCATCGCCGAAGAGCGGGCCCGACTGGCAGAGCAGTTGCGAGCCGAGGAGGTCGACGACACGCTGTCACAGATCTACTCGCGGGCCCACGAACGCCGGGAGGCAGAGTTCGAACGGGCGCTCGATCGGCTCGACGCTGAAAGCGAACAGCTCACCGCCGAGCAAGAGGCGGCGATGCGTGACTTCTCGGAAGCACTCGTCAACAAGCTCCTTCACCCGAAGACGACGGCGTTGCGACAGGCAGCCGCCACCGACGACCGGAAGACCGTCGACGCCTGGCTGACGCTGTTCGATCGGACGGTCGACGAAATCGCCGTAGACGACGTTCGTGAGAACATGCAGTCTGACTCCGAGGAGTCGACGTCGGAAGCCGACGCCGAAACGCGATAG
- a CDS encoding M48 family metalloprotease, which yields MFGSLGYVVFVALAFLLATTLGPLYVNVRLRRTREPTDTEQSRLEHYCETTSLSPDRTYVVETVGEASVDVKAVGIPGYRVLLVTDYALESLDDEVLIGLLAAEGGRTVTYYAEFRAVAVTVVITLLVLTFAGFLSFDVGFLLIGVGALVAFAAGRRIQYRADAIAARQVGAELVADAFQAVADVRGVEPKTGSWRTLFEIQPPLGDRIARLRGGQS from the coding sequence ATGTTCGGCTCGCTCGGCTACGTCGTCTTCGTCGCGCTCGCGTTCCTGCTGGCGACGACGCTCGGACCGCTGTACGTCAACGTCCGACTGCGTCGCACACGGGAACCGACCGACACAGAGCAGTCACGACTGGAGCACTACTGTGAGACGACGTCGCTGTCCCCCGATCGGACGTACGTCGTCGAGACGGTCGGCGAGGCGTCAGTCGACGTCAAGGCCGTCGGAATCCCGGGCTATCGGGTGTTGCTCGTCACCGATTACGCGCTGGAGTCGCTCGACGACGAGGTGTTGATCGGATTGCTCGCTGCCGAGGGCGGCCGGACTGTGACGTATTACGCCGAGTTCCGCGCTGTCGCCGTGACGGTCGTGATCACGCTGCTCGTTTTGACGTTCGCGGGCTTTCTTTCCTTCGACGTCGGGTTTCTCCTCATCGGCGTCGGTGCGCTCGTCGCCTTCGCGGCGGGACGCCGGATCCAGTACCGGGCCGACGCAATCGCCGCCCGGCAGGTCGGCGCCGAGCTGGTCGCCGACGCGTTCCAAGCCGTCGCGGACGTCCGCGGCGTCGAACCGAAAACCGGCTCCTGGCGGACGCTGTTCGAGATCCAACCGCCGCTGGGGGATCGCATCGCCAGGCTCCGGGGTGGGCAGTCGTGA
- the prs gene encoding ribose-phosphate diphosphokinase — MIVPGSRSQALSAALAAETGLPLATPTYDRFPDGETLASVPAFEADHAVVVAATPSNDAYVELLQLQDAVREAGAESVTTVLPYMGYTRQDRAFKHGQPVSARAMARAVSTGTDRVGVVNPHESGITEFFDVPCESIDAADRLAEPLPDEFDEPLFLAPDEGAVELIDSVRDGYGRGETDYFEKTRDRDTGDVEITPSDAQIADRDVVVADDIIATGSTMSDAVDVLLERGAARVFVACVHPLLVGNAFIKLSGSGIDGVYGTDTLERSISSVTVAPAIAEAVELGE, encoded by the coding sequence ATGATCGTTCCCGGCTCCAGGTCACAGGCGCTTTCGGCGGCGCTCGCGGCGGAGACTGGACTCCCGCTCGCGACGCCCACGTACGACAGATTTCCGGACGGCGAGACGCTCGCAAGCGTTCCAGCGTTCGAGGCCGACCACGCAGTCGTCGTCGCCGCGACCCCCAGCAACGACGCCTACGTCGAACTCCTCCAGCTCCAGGACGCCGTTCGGGAGGCCGGCGCGGAGTCGGTGACGACGGTCCTGCCGTACATGGGATACACCAGACAGGACAGGGCGTTCAAACACGGCCAACCCGTGTCCGCCCGGGCGATGGCCAGGGCGGTCTCGACGGGAACAGACCGGGTCGGGGTCGTCAACCCCCACGAATCCGGGATTACGGAGTTCTTCGACGTCCCCTGCGAGTCGATTGACGCGGCCGACAGGCTGGCCGAACCGCTGCCGGACGAGTTCGATGAACCGCTGTTTCTTGCCCCGGACGAGGGCGCCGTCGAGCTGATCGACAGCGTCCGAGACGGCTACGGCCGCGGGGAGACTGACTACTTCGAGAAAACCAGGGACCGCGACACCGGCGACGTGGAGATCACCCCGAGCGACGCGCAGATCGCCGACCGGGACGTCGTCGTCGCCGACGACATCATCGCCACCGGATCGACGATGAGCGACGCCGTCGATGTGCTCTTAGAGCGGGGGGCCGCCCGGGTGTTCGTCGCGTGCGTCCACCCACTGCTCGTCGGCAATGCCTTTATAAAACTCTCCGGATCCGGGATCGATGGCGTCTACGGAACGGACACGCTCGAGCGGTCGATTTCGTCGGTTACGGTCGCGCCAGCGATCGCCGAAGCCGTCGAACTCGGGGAATGA
- a CDS encoding DUF4382 domain-containing protein: protein MDIDEINVTLTDGESAVVEVPGEIPLTFNEPIEGMENTRTTFVADFTPVRRGQTDEYLLRPAAQGITVSYEDDE from the coding sequence TTGGATATCGACGAAATCAACGTCACGCTCACCGATGGTGAATCCGCTGTCGTCGAGGTGCCGGGAGAGATCCCGCTGACCTTCAACGAGCCTATAGAAGGCATGGAAAATACCCGAACCACCTTCGTGGCTGACTTCACCCCAGTCCGGCGGGGACAGACCGACGAGTATCTGCTCCGGCCTGCCGCCCAGGGGATCACCGTAAGCTACGAAGACGACGAGTAG
- a CDS encoding HIT family protein, which yields MSEETIFDKIVAGEIPARTVHETDTTLAFLDANPLAPGHTLVIPKEGYERVRDLPASLSADLFAAVHELTPRIEAAVDADAITIGINDGPAAGQEIPHVHVHIVPRFEGDGGGPIHGVAGSPPDLADEELDDIAASIRDD from the coding sequence ATGAGCGAGGAAACCATCTTCGACAAGATCGTCGCCGGCGAGATCCCGGCCCGTACCGTCCACGAGACCGACACGACCCTCGCGTTCCTCGATGCGAATCCTCTCGCGCCTGGGCACACGCTCGTCATCCCGAAGGAGGGGTACGAGCGCGTTCGCGATCTCCCGGCGTCGCTTTCGGCGGACCTGTTTGCCGCCGTCCACGAGCTCACTCCCCGGATCGAAGCGGCCGTCGACGCCGACGCCATCACAATCGGGATCAACGACGGTCCCGCAGCAGGCCAGGAGATCCCCCACGTTCACGTCCACATCGTCCCCCGGTTCGAGGGCGACGGCGGCGGCCCGATCCACGGCGTTGCCGGCAGCCCTCCCGACCTCGCCGACGAGGAACTGGACGACATCGCGGCGTCGATTCGGGACGACTGA
- a CDS encoding OsmC family protein produces the protein MTTEDNSDVELSTKTVTGTRISPKRMTIDTGESTFTIGTDGSPLHHLLGAYAACVNSTGSQVARDWDIEIESLEVSVEASYDSRVYLGEDVDARAGFQGFDVTIDVEADADRETLEEWLAEIERRCPVSENIENETEIAVTLSVDSA, from the coding sequence ATGACAACAGAGGACAATTCCGACGTGGAACTGTCGACGAAGACGGTTACTGGAACCCGGATCAGTCCCAAGCGAATGACGATCGACACCGGCGAATCGACGTTCACGATCGGGACCGACGGGAGCCCGCTGCATCACCTGCTGGGCGCCTATGCGGCCTGTGTCAACTCGACGGGAAGCCAGGTGGCACGCGACTGGGACATCGAGATCGAGAGCCTCGAGGTGTCCGTTGAAGCGAGCTACGATTCCCGAGTCTACCTGGGCGAGGACGTCGACGCCCGGGCCGGCTTTCAGGGCTTCGACGTGACGATCGACGTCGAGGCCGACGCCGACCGGGAGACCCTCGAGGAGTGGCTTGCCGAGATCGAACGGCGCTGTCCCGTGAGCGAGAACATCGAAAACGAAACCGAGATCGCGGTGACGCTGTCGGTCGATTCGGCCTAG
- a CDS encoding multicopper oxidase family protein: MSREAGSPIGRRRALQIGAGAAGVAGLGAVGVALRSDGDAGTVSAYPEPEYGDPDRTYRLTASEHEIDIAGGDSYDGWTYNGAYPGPEIRAVEGERVRVVVENDLPEETTVHWHGMTVRGDNAMDGVPGVTQEAIAPGDEFVYEFDAEPAGTHWYHSHVGLQLDRELLGPLVVEERNPHVEYDAEHTLILDEYLPEEPRVETADGMDGMGGMGGMEGSFPGAPPASGTLVNGALPSDPAEFEITEGERVRLRLINAAAATMYAVGIDDHRLTVTHADGPAVDPVTVDTLEIGMGERYDIVVEGDSPGRWPIRIAPVDSVAPAGRAVLAYEDATDGIDEGAIGGHRLQYADLRSLAPAPGVGGSPDRTIDLELSAGGAMGMMGGSGDDGEWTINGQAFPDADPIRIQEGEHVRVRVRNRSPMRHPMHLHGHHFQAGDVVKDTITVPGHMGQVEFDFVADNSGKWLFHCHHLYHMETGMVRIVEYV; encoded by the coding sequence GTGAGCCGTGAGGCTGGCTCGCCGATCGGTCGACGCCGGGCGCTCCAGATCGGCGCGGGGGCGGCGGGCGTGGCGGGACTGGGTGCCGTCGGCGTTGCGCTTCGCAGCGACGGTGACGCCGGGACCGTTTCGGCGTATCCGGAGCCGGAGTACGGCGATCCCGACCGCACGTACCGCCTGACTGCAAGCGAACACGAAATCGACATCGCCGGCGGCGACAGCTACGACGGCTGGACGTACAACGGTGCGTATCCCGGTCCCGAAATACGGGCAGTTGAGGGCGAACGCGTCCGTGTGGTCGTCGAAAACGACCTCCCCGAGGAGACGACTGTCCACTGGCACGGCATGACCGTCCGCGGCGACAACGCGATGGACGGCGTCCCGGGCGTCACCCAGGAAGCGATCGCCCCTGGTGATGAGTTCGTCTACGAGTTCGACGCCGAACCGGCCGGGACCCACTGGTATCACAGTCACGTCGGACTCCAACTGGATCGAGAGCTGCTCGGCCCGCTCGTGGTCGAGGAACGGAACCCGCACGTGGAGTACGACGCCGAGCACACGCTGATCCTCGACGAATACCTTCCCGAGGAGCCGCGGGTCGAAACCGCGGACGGGATGGACGGAATGGGGGGTATGGGTGGAATGGAGGGCTCGTTCCCGGGTGCTCCGCCGGCGAGTGGAACGCTCGTCAACGGCGCGCTCCCGAGCGATCCCGCGGAGTTCGAAATCACCGAGGGCGAACGCGTCAGGCTTCGGCTCATCAATGCGGCGGCGGCGACGATGTATGCCGTCGGCATCGACGACCACAGACTGACGGTGACTCACGCCGACGGACCGGCAGTCGACCCCGTGACCGTCGACACCCTCGAGATCGGGATGGGCGAACGCTACGACATCGTCGTCGAGGGCGACTCGCCCGGTCGGTGGCCGATCCGGATCGCGCCGGTCGATTCGGTCGCGCCCGCCGGTCGTGCGGTCCTCGCATACGAGGACGCGACTGACGGCATCGACGAGGGTGCAATCGGCGGCCACCGGCTCCAGTACGCCGACCTCCGGTCGCTGGCGCCGGCTCCGGGCGTTGGAGGGTCACCCGACCGCACCATCGACCTCGAACTCTCGGCGGGCGGGGCGATGGGGATGATGGGCGGTTCCGGCGACGACGGCGAGTGGACGATAAACGGTCAGGCGTTCCCGGACGCGGATCCGATCCGAATCCAGGAGGGCGAACACGTCCGGGTCCGGGTGCGAAACCGGAGCCCGATGCGTCACCCGATGCACCTCCACGGCCACCACTTCCAGGCCGGCGACGTCGTCAAGGACACCATCACGGTTCCCGGACACATGGGCCAGGTCGAGTTCGACTTCGTCGCCGACAACTCGGGCAAGTGGCTGTTCCACTGCCATCACCTCTACCACATGGAGACGGGAATGGTGCGGATTGTGGAATACGTGTAA
- a CDS encoding DUF7470 family protein, with protein MLDTLGIEGLLGVVLIVLSIVLLTWHDPIVGAAVMILVAGFALVAKGIADSVMRLFGMK; from the coding sequence TTGAAGGACTCCTCGGGGTCGTTTTGATCGTCCTCTCGATCGTGCTGTTGACCTGGCACGACCCGATCGTCGGCGCCGCCGTGATGATACTCGTCGCGGGGTTCGCGCTGGTCGCCAAAGGGATTGCAGACAGCGTGATGCGGCTCTTCGGTATGAAGTGA